In one window of Enoplosus armatus isolate fEnoArm2 chromosome 7, fEnoArm2.hap1, whole genome shotgun sequence DNA:
- the ccn1 gene encoding CCN family member 1 isoform X1 produces the protein MLMLTVVVTFLGSLDLVLSSSSSSSSSSSSSCPSVCECPLEMPKCAPGVSVVLDGCGCCKVCARQLNEDCSLTEPCDHTKGLECNFGASFAAATTRGICRAKSEGRPCEYNSRIYQNGESFQPNCKHQCTCIDGAVGCVPLCPQELSLPNLGCANPRLVKVAGQCCEEWVCDDGKQTDILERIFGKDTLNDDLETALTNRNELISVVKGGLKSLAAFRPQPEVHVFDSQKCIVQTTPWSQCSKSCGTGISTRVTNNNTECKLVKETRICEVRPCTQSPYSSLKKGKKCSRTKKSSQPVKFTYAGCSSLKKYRPKYCGACVDGRCCTPHDTRTIRVKFRCEDGETFNKNIMMIESCKCTYNCPHANEASYPFYRLSNDIHKFRD, from the exons ATGCTGATGCTTACTGTTGTCGTTACCTTCCTCGGAAGCCTCGACTTG gtcctctcctcttcctcctcctcctcctcctcctcttcttcctcctgcccCTCCGTGTGTGAGTGTCCGCTGGAGATGCCCAAGTGCGCACCCGGAGTGAGCGTCGTCCTGGACGGCTGCGGCTGCTGCAAAGTTTGCGCCAGGCAGCTGAACGAGGACTGCAGCCTGACCGAGCCTTGTGACCACACCAAAGGGCTGGAGTGTAACTTTGGGGCCAGCTTTGCTGCTGCTACCACTCGTGGCATCTGCCGAG CCAAGTCAGAGGGCAGGCCCTGCGAGTACAACAGCAGGATCTACCAGAACGGCGAGAGCTTCCAGCCCAACTGTAAACACCAGTGCACATGCATCGATGGGGCGGTGGGATGTGTCCCGCTGTGCCCGCAGGAGCTCTCCCTGCCCAACCTGGGCTGTGCCAACCCCAGACTGGTCAAAGTAGCAGGCCAGTGCTGTGAAGAGTGGGTGTGTGACGATGGCAAGCAGACGGACATCCTGGAGAGGATCTTTGGCAAGGACACGTTGAATGATGATTTGGAGACAGCCCTCACCAACAGGAACGAGCTGATTTCTGTTGTCAAGGGAGGACTCAAGTCTCTAGCTG CATTCAGACCACAGCCTGAAGTCCACGTGTTTGACAGCCAGAAGTGCATCGTCCAAACCACACCCTGGTCCCAGTGCTCCAAGAGCTGTGGAACAGGCATCTCCACCAGGGtcaccaacaacaacacagagtgCAAGCTGGTCAAAGAGACCAGAATCTGTGAAGTGCGGCCATGCACCCAGTCACCTTACTCCAGTCTGAAG AAAGGAAAGAAGTGCAGCAGAACCAAGAAGTCAAGCCAGCCAGTGAAGTTCACCTACGCCGGCTGCTCCAGCCTGAAGAAGTACAGGCCCAAGTACTGCGGGGCCTGCGTGGACGGCCGCTGCTGCACCCCCCATGACACCAGAACCATCCGCGTCAAGTTCCGCTGCGAGGACGGCGAGACCTTCAACAAGAACATCATGATGATCGAGTCCTGCAAGTGCACCTACAACTGTCCCCATGCCAACGAAGCCTCCTACCCCTTCTACCGCCTCTCCAACGACATCCACAAGTTCAGAGACTGA
- the ccn1 gene encoding CCN family member 1 isoform X2 gives MLMLTVVVTFLGSLDLVSSSCPSVCECPLEMPKCAPGVSVVLDGCGCCKVCARQLNEDCSLTEPCDHTKGLECNFGASFAAATTRGICRAKSEGRPCEYNSRIYQNGESFQPNCKHQCTCIDGAVGCVPLCPQELSLPNLGCANPRLVKVAGQCCEEWVCDDGKQTDILERIFGKDTLNDDLETALTNRNELISVVKGGLKSLAAFRPQPEVHVFDSQKCIVQTTPWSQCSKSCGTGISTRVTNNNTECKLVKETRICEVRPCTQSPYSSLKKGKKCSRTKKSSQPVKFTYAGCSSLKKYRPKYCGACVDGRCCTPHDTRTIRVKFRCEDGETFNKNIMMIESCKCTYNCPHANEASYPFYRLSNDIHKFRD, from the exons ATGCTGATGCTTACTGTTGTCGTTACCTTCCTCGGAAGCCTCGACTTGGT ttcttcctcctgcccCTCCGTGTGTGAGTGTCCGCTGGAGATGCCCAAGTGCGCACCCGGAGTGAGCGTCGTCCTGGACGGCTGCGGCTGCTGCAAAGTTTGCGCCAGGCAGCTGAACGAGGACTGCAGCCTGACCGAGCCTTGTGACCACACCAAAGGGCTGGAGTGTAACTTTGGGGCCAGCTTTGCTGCTGCTACCACTCGTGGCATCTGCCGAG CCAAGTCAGAGGGCAGGCCCTGCGAGTACAACAGCAGGATCTACCAGAACGGCGAGAGCTTCCAGCCCAACTGTAAACACCAGTGCACATGCATCGATGGGGCGGTGGGATGTGTCCCGCTGTGCCCGCAGGAGCTCTCCCTGCCCAACCTGGGCTGTGCCAACCCCAGACTGGTCAAAGTAGCAGGCCAGTGCTGTGAAGAGTGGGTGTGTGACGATGGCAAGCAGACGGACATCCTGGAGAGGATCTTTGGCAAGGACACGTTGAATGATGATTTGGAGACAGCCCTCACCAACAGGAACGAGCTGATTTCTGTTGTCAAGGGAGGACTCAAGTCTCTAGCTG CATTCAGACCACAGCCTGAAGTCCACGTGTTTGACAGCCAGAAGTGCATCGTCCAAACCACACCCTGGTCCCAGTGCTCCAAGAGCTGTGGAACAGGCATCTCCACCAGGGtcaccaacaacaacacagagtgCAAGCTGGTCAAAGAGACCAGAATCTGTGAAGTGCGGCCATGCACCCAGTCACCTTACTCCAGTCTGAAG AAAGGAAAGAAGTGCAGCAGAACCAAGAAGTCAAGCCAGCCAGTGAAGTTCACCTACGCCGGCTGCTCCAGCCTGAAGAAGTACAGGCCCAAGTACTGCGGGGCCTGCGTGGACGGCCGCTGCTGCACCCCCCATGACACCAGAACCATCCGCGTCAAGTTCCGCTGCGAGGACGGCGAGACCTTCAACAAGAACATCATGATGATCGAGTCCTGCAAGTGCACCTACAACTGTCCCCATGCCAACGAAGCCTCCTACCCCTTCTACCGCCTCTCCAACGACATCCACAAGTTCAGAGACTGA